A region of Notolabrus celidotus isolate fNotCel1 chromosome 4, fNotCel1.pri, whole genome shotgun sequence DNA encodes the following proteins:
- the LOC117811358 gene encoding uncharacterized protein LOC117811358, translating into MAQATSKCHCSVPLCTSSKRKQPYLSFHGFPRDTIEQKKWIQAIRREESNDFKILRGSTFVCSRHFNESDYSETSLEGARKRLKFRKVPSCFQWNNWGVFRGESAHDGVTEHSDQDPPPYISKTESRSEVSFAATSGGDHNYAYVPPIDGPEPESVHMQRLEVEDQKLETELTLKVDHLLFHKFCVSNDDIRFYTKFPSKEVFHAFWEAVHPSASTLIHWSKAQKKGHMLSFASPSPQHTLQLIDEFFLYCCHVAAGLKEEVLAEIFQVSINTVYRIVKTWANYLYLILGSVPIWMSRHQVSSTMPLKYKHYSPEMRVIIDCTEVQCQSPSSHSLQSEVSSSNKDAATFKGLIGIAPCGTVTFVSSLYTGSISDEELTERSGLLDLLEPGDGCMAEGGFTIEKMLADCGATLITLPSNTTVPLSAEDALKTQAIAQLRILVERVISRVKEYHIWDNTVPLTLFGTVNELWTNCCLMTNFQGPLD; encoded by the exons ATGGCTCAAGCTACCTCTAAATGCCATTGCAGTGTGCCTCTGTGTACATCTAGCAAACGAAAACAACCTTACTTAAGTTTCCATGGCTTCCCACGTGACACCATCGAACAGAAGAAGTGGATTCAAGCAATTCGCCGAGAGGAAAGCAATGACTTCAAAATACTACGAGGGAGTACGTTCGTGTGTAGCCGACATTTCAATGAATCAGACTATTCTGAAACCAGCTTGGAAGGTGCTCGCAAGAGGCTGAAATTCAGGAAAGTCCCTAGTTGTTTTCAATGGAATAACTGGGGGGTATTTCGAGGGGAGTCTGCACATGATGGAGTGACAGAGCATTCAGATCAGGACCCTCCTCCCTACATTTCAAAGACAGAGAGCCGGAGTGAGGTCTCATTTGCAGCAACATCTGGAGGTGATCATAACTACGCCTATGTTCCTCCTATAG ATGGACCGGAGCCTGAGTCAGTGCACATGCAGCGGTTAGAAGTAGAGGACCAGAAGCTGGAAACAGAGCTCACACTGAAAGTGGACCATTTGCTTTTCCACAAGTTTTGTGTCTCAAATGATGATATCCGCTTTTACACAAAGTTTCCTTCGAAAGAGGTTTTTCATGCTTTCTGGGAGGCTGTTCATCCATCCGCATCCACACTGATACACTGGTCCAAAGCACAGAAAAAGGGTCACATGCTTTCTTTCGCTTCACCCAGCCCACAGCACACATTGCAGTTAATTGATGAGTTTTTCCTGTACTGTTGCCATGTCGCCGCAGGCCTTAAAGAGGAGGTGCTCGCTGAGATATTTCAGGTCAGTATAAACACGGTGTACCGCATTGTTAAAACGTGGGCTAATTACCTCTACTTGATCCTTGGCTCTGTGCCCATCTGGATGAGCAGGCATCAAGTGAGCTCCACCATGCCTCTCAAATATAAACATTATAGTCCAGAAATGAGGGTGATCATTGACTGCACAGAGGTGCAATGCCAAAGCCCCTCGTCCCACTCTCTCCAGTCAGAGGTTTCCTCAAGCAACAAAGACGCTGCAACCTTCAAGGGGTTAATTGGGATTGCCCCGTGTGGCACTGTGACTTTTGTATCCAGTCTTTACACTGGCTCAATCTCAGATGAAGAGCTCACTGAACGGAGCGGACTCCTCGACTTGCTGGAGCCTGGTGATGGCTGCATGGCAGAAGGAGGGTTCACCATTGAAAAGATGCTGGCTGACTGCGGTGCAACACTTATCACGCTCCCCTCTAACACCACAGTGCCGCTAAGCGCAGAAGACGCTCTGAAAACTCAAGCCATAGCTCAGCTACGAATTCTTGTTGAAAGAGTGATCAGTAGAGTCAAAGAGTATCACATCTGGGACAACACCGTTCCTCTGACTCTGTTTGGGACAGTCAACGAGCTGTGGACCAACTGCTGCCTGATGACCAACTTCCAGGGACCACTTGATTAG